The following coding sequences are from one Spea bombifrons isolate aSpeBom1 chromosome 13, aSpeBom1.2.pri, whole genome shotgun sequence window:
- the HOXB5 gene encoding homeobox protein Hox-B5, giving the protein MSSYFVNSFSGRYSNGPDYHVLNYGTGSSNVNGSYREPGSMQPTSYGYNYNGMDLSVSRGSASSSHYGDSSEGFPAQESRFRAASSCPISSPESQSHGGKSEPPSSDSATSNTHFTEVEETSASSETEDATPRTSTSVSRAQSQSSPPGGARAEGQTPQIFPWMRKLHISHDMTGPDGKRARTAYTRYQTLELEKEFHFNRYLTRRRRIEIAHALCLSERQIKIWFQNRRMKWKKDNKLKSMSLATTGNAFQP; this is encoded by the exons ATGAGTTCCTACTTTGTGAACTCGTTCTCAGGGCGCTATTCTAATGGCCCCGACTACCATGTGTTAAATTATGGAACTGGCAGCAGCAATGTGAACGGATCTTACAGGGAACCAGGCAGCATGCAGCCTACTTCTTATGGTTACAACTACAATGGCATGGACCTCAGCGTCAGCCGGGGATCCGCTTCCAGCAGCCACTATGGGGATAGCTCAGAAGGGTTTCCAGCTCAGGAGAGCAGGTTCAGAGCAGCCTCCAGCTGCCCTATTTCCTCCCCAGAGTCCCAGAGCCACGGGGGAAAGAGCGAGCCTCCATCGTCAGACTCAGCCACCTCAAACACCCATTTCACAGAGGTAGAGGAGACCAGTGCATCCTCAGAAACAGAAGACGCCACCCCGAGAACCAGCACCAGTGTCAGCCGGGCTCAGTCACAAAGCAGCCCCCCTGGAGGAGCCAGAGCAGAGGGTCAGACTCCACAGATATTCCCCTGGATGAGGAAGCTGCACATTAGTCACG ACATGACAGGTCCTGATGGAAAGCGGGCGAGAACAGCTTACACCCGTTATCAGACCCTGGAGCTGGAGAAGGAGTTTCATTTCAATAGGTACCTGACCAGGAGAAGGAGGATTGAGATAGCCCATGCCCTGTGCCTGTCTGAGCGTCAGATCAAGATCTGGTTCCAGAACAGGAGGATGAAATGGAAAAAGGATAATAAATTGAAAAGTATGAGTCTGGCCACCACAGGCAATGCCTTTCAGCCCTGA
- the HOXB6 gene encoding homeobox protein Hox-B6 gives MSSYFVNSTFPVTLPGGQEPFLGQIPLYSSGYADPLRHYPAGYGATGVQDKGYASSPYYQQANGAYSRTAACDYGAAGFYRDKEPSCALSSIDDQSQYNQEQRKPDCAHSKMLYDDQDDAKCSTPVYPWMQRMNSCNSSVFGPSGRRGRQTYTRYQTLELEKEFHFNRYLTRRRRIEIAHSLCLTERQIKIWFQNRRMKWKKESKLLNSSVQSAGEEEKAAE, from the exons ATGAGTTCCTATTTTGTCAACTCCACTTTCCCGGTAACTCTGCCTGGTGGGCAGGAACCCTTCCTGGGTCAGATACCGCTATATTCTTCAGGCTATGCGGATCCTTTAAGACACTATCCTGCAGGCTACGGGGCCACTGGAGTCCAGGACAAGGGCTATGCTTCCTCTCCATATTACCAGCAGGCTAATGGGGCATACAGCCGGACAGCAGCTTGTGACTATGGCGCAGCTGGATTCTATAGGGACAAGGAGCCTTCCTGCGCCCTGTCCTCTATAGATGATCAGTCCCAGTATAACCAGGAGCAGCGCAAGCCGGACTGTGCGCACAGCAAGATGCTGTATGACGACCAAGACGACGCTAAGTGCTCCACGCCGGTTTACCCCTGGATGCAAAGGATGAACTCGTGTAACA GTTCAGTGTTCGGGCCCAGTGGGAGGAGAGGCAGACAGACCTACACCAGATACCAGACCCTGGAACTGGAGAAAGAATTTCATTTTAACCGCTACCTGACCCGACGGCGCAGAATAGAAATAGCGCACTCCCTGTGTCTGACTGAGCGTCAAATCAAGATCTGGTTCCAAAACAGGAGGATGAAGTGGAAAAAGGAGAGTAAACTTCTCAACTCCTCAGTGCAGAGTGCAGGGGAGGAAGAAAAAGCCGCCGAGTGA